In Candidatus Poribacteria bacterium, the following are encoded in one genomic region:
- a CDS encoding nucleotidyltransferase, protein MSLQLDSLTKSIDILERAVKTASRVDNSDEDLQETVRAGVIHSFEVAYELSWKMIKRWLQENIGAASVDGTTQRNLFRLAAENHLIADAERWMDYHKARNSTSHTYNEDAAENVFAEAAEFVHDVKYLLRMLETRND, encoded by the coding sequence ATGAGTTTACAATTGGACAGTTTAACAAAATCTATTGATATTCTGGAACGTGCTGTTAAGACAGCGAGCAGAGTTGATAACTCTGATGAAGATTTACAGGAAACAGTTCGCGCTGGAGTCATTCATAGTTTTGAGGTTGCTTATGAACTGTCATGGAAAATGATAAAGCGGTGGCTTCAAGAAAATATCGGTGCCGCTTCTGTTGATGGCACTACACAACGGAATCTCTTTCGTCTGGCAGCAGAAAATCATCTCATCGCCGATGCAGAACGCTGGATGGATTATCATAAAGCGCGTAATTCAACCTCCCATACTTACAATGAGGATGCTGCGGAAAATGTATTTGCGGAAGCAGCTGAGTTTGTCCATGATGTCAAGTACCTTTTAAGGATGCTGGAGACACGCAATGATTGA
- a CDS encoding AAA family ATPase: MPQQTVPRLESLHIKNYRALRDIKLKQIRSLSVFLGANGSGKSTIFDVFAFLAECFTDGLHRALDKRGGIKELRTRGCDGPIEFELKYREKPKTPVITYHLSIDEDPMKTPFVETEWLQWRPGRGGKHTRFLDFHRGVGSLIAGETPDAENEQINEHLDDPSVLAVNMLGQLARHPRVGALRRFITDWYLSDLSTDATRQATNDGPQKRLSTTGDNLPNVIQYLQERYPERLEKIISSLSNQVPRLEKVDTELMMSGRRLLKIKDVPFDQPILAKFASDGTLKLLSYLTLLYDPEPPQLIGIEEPENYLHPRLLTGLVGEFLKALMFSQFIITTHSPHLVNELSAEEVWVLYRDEEGFTVCKRASDMLGVEQLLDAGAKLGKLWMEGFFEFGDPLTNAGGPKRSLHAH, from the coding sequence ATGCCCCAACAAACCGTTCCTCGCCTTGAATCGTTGCATATAAAAAACTATCGCGCGCTGCGAGATATAAAATTGAAACAGATAAGATCGTTATCCGTATTCCTGGGAGCAAACGGCAGTGGAAAATCGACGATCTTTGATGTTTTTGCGTTCCTTGCTGAATGTTTCACGGATGGGCTGCACCGTGCTTTGGACAAAAGAGGGGGTATCAAGGAACTGCGGACACGCGGCTGTGATGGACCGATTGAATTTGAGTTGAAATATAGAGAGAAACCGAAAACACCGGTTATCACCTACCACCTATCTATTGACGAAGATCCTATGAAAACCCCTTTTGTTGAAACCGAATGGCTGCAATGGAGGCCTGGTAGAGGGGGAAAACATACCCGCTTTCTTGATTTTCATCGGGGTGTAGGAAGTCTCATCGCTGGCGAAACACCAGATGCAGAAAACGAACAAATCAATGAACACCTTGATGATCCATCGGTCCTCGCTGTTAATATGTTGGGGCAGCTGGCAAGACATCCCCGCGTAGGTGCACTTCGGCGCTTTATTACAGATTGGTATCTCTCCGACCTTTCTACCGATGCGACGCGCCAAGCAACCAACGATGGACCGCAAAAGCGATTGTCCACAACAGGTGACAACTTGCCCAATGTTATTCAATACTTGCAAGAAAGATACCCAGAACGTTTGGAAAAAATTATCTCTTCTCTGTCAAATCAGGTGCCTCGCTTAGAAAAAGTTGACACAGAATTAATGATGAGTGGCCGCCGCCTGCTAAAGATTAAAGATGTCCCATTTGACCAACCTATCTTGGCGAAGTTCGCCTCCGATGGCACATTGAAGTTGCTGTCTTATCTGACCTTGCTATATGACCCCGAACCCCCACAATTGATCGGTATTGAGGAACCCGAAAATTACCTACATCCGCGCCTGCTAACCGGTTTAGTCGGGGAGTTTCTTAAGGCCCTCATGTTCTCTCAATTCATAATTACTACGCATTCACCCCATCTTGTCAACGAATTGAGTGCTGAGGAAGTGTGGGTTCTCTACCGGGATGAAGAAGGTTTCACAGTGTGCAAACGCGCCTCGGATATGCTCGGAGTAGAGCAACTTTTGGATGCTGGCGCGAAGTTGGGAAAACTTTGGATGGAAGGATTCTTTGAATTCGGTGATCCATTGACCAATGCAGGAGGTCCAAAGCGAAGTTTGCATGCACATTAA
- a CDS encoding DUF4276 family protein, which yields MHIKFFLEEPSAEEALKHILPKILSPHVTYIFHVFEGKEDMLEELPKHLKGHQWILDDWRIIVLIDEDREDCHNLKADLEQAAYEAGFVTKSSAAPNEDFQVVNRLAVEELEAWFFGDVEALHAAYPRIPKTLQHQRKYRNPDAIPGGTYEALEHLLRQKNYYKGRIPKPMVAQNIARHMEPIRNRSRSFQVFIEGLKACVGEELLV from the coding sequence ATGCACATTAAATTCTTCTTAGAGGAGCCTTCTGCTGAGGAAGCATTAAAACACATCTTACCCAAGATTCTTTCCCCCCATGTCACCTATATCTTCCATGTATTTGAAGGAAAGGAGGATATGCTCGAAGAATTACCAAAACATTTGAAAGGACACCAGTGGATACTTGATGACTGGAGAATCATTGTGCTTATTGATGAAGACCGAGAAGATTGCCACAACCTGAAAGCAGATTTAGAACAAGCAGCATACGAAGCAGGTTTTGTAACAAAATCCAGCGCGGCTCCAAACGAAGATTTTCAAGTCGTCAATCGGTTGGCAGTTGAAGAATTAGAGGCTTGGTTTTTTGGGGATGTCGAGGCTTTGCATGCCGCTTATCCAAGAATCCCAAAAACCCTCCAACATCAAAGAAAATACCGGAATCCAGACGCAATCCCAGGCGGCACCTATGAAGCATTGGAACACTTGCTGAGACAAAAAAACTACTATAAAGGAAGGATCCCCAAACCCATGGTGGCACAGAACATTGCGCGACACATGGAACCGATCCGAAACAGATCGAGAAGTTTTCAGGTGTTTATTGAAGGACTCAAGGCATGCGTAGGGGAAGAATTGTTGGTATAG
- a CDS encoding type I restriction endonuclease subunit R, with the protein MNLNTIYESDIEETALKWFADLDYTVLHGPNIAPDTSDAERSSYKEVVLERRLRNAAARLNPEIPADVQEEATRKVIHPDSPALIQNNRAFHQMLVDGIEVEYPQPDGTIRGERVRLIDFDAPENNNWLAVNQFTVTEKSDRRPDVVLFINGLPLAVIELKNPTDEKATILTAFRQIQTYKQEIPTLFTYNEASVISDGLEARIGSLTADTEWFLPWRTIEGEDEAPSTEVELEVLIKGAFEKHRFLRYLKHFIVFEETDGGTIAKKIAGYHQFHAVKTAVDTTVQASRPEGEQQCGVVWHTQGSGKSLTMAFYAGSIIQHPEMENPTLVVITDMNDLDDQLFGTFARCHQLLRQKPTQAQSRRHLHELLKVASGGVIFTTVQKFFPEGEETRFPQLSDRRNIVLIADEAHRSQYGFIDGFARHIRDALPNASFIGFTGTPIELADRNTLAVFGDYISIYDIQQAVDDGATVPIFYESRLAEIELDEDEKPHIDPEFEEATETEEIAEKEKLKTKWAQLEALVGTEKRLGLIADDIIAHFEERLETIEGKGMIVGMSRRICVDLYNAIVKRRPEWHDAADKKGEIKVVMTGSASDDVSWQPHIRKKARREDMAVRFKNPDDPLKLVIVRDMWLTGFDAPSLHTMYVDKPMRGHGLMQAIARVNRVYRDKPGGLIVDYIGIAYHLKQALQNYTKSGGKGNATLDKAEAVAVMLEKYEICCGLFHRFDWSPWVTGNAEDRIRLLPPAQEHILTQKDGKERLLKVVTELSKAFALVVPHKKTAEIRDDVAFFQAVRGVLAKPSTAEETQTETTEQAIKQLVSKAVASEGVVDIFTAAGLEKPDVSILSDEFLAEVQDLSHKNVAVELLEKLLNDEIRTRSQKNVVQGRSFASMLERSIRTYQNRTIEAAQVIEVLIAIAKEMRHAQERGDDLGLSDEELAFYDALEVNDSAVEVLGDETLRTIAVELVTTVRQNVSIDWTMKESTRANIRRIVKRILRRYGYPPNKQEKAAETVLEQATVLCKDWTMLENNRF; encoded by the coding sequence ATGAATCTCAATACAATTTACGAATCCGATATCGAAGAAACCGCCCTTAAGTGGTTTGCTGATTTGGATTACACCGTTTTACACGGTCCCAATATAGCACCAGATACGTCCGATGCTGAACGTTCCAGTTACAAAGAAGTCGTTTTGGAGCGTCGTTTACGAAATGCCGCTGCCCGCCTAAATCCAGAAATACCCGCCGATGTACAAGAAGAAGCGACCCGAAAAGTGATTCATCCAGATTCTCCCGCGTTGATACAGAACAACCGTGCATTTCATCAGATGTTGGTTGACGGTATAGAGGTTGAATATCCCCAACCAGACGGGACGATACGTGGGGAGCGCGTGCGGTTAATCGATTTTGATGCCCCTGAAAACAACAATTGGCTGGCAGTTAACCAGTTCACCGTGACAGAAAAAAGCGATCGCCGTCCGGATGTGGTGTTATTTATCAATGGACTCCCATTAGCCGTAATTGAACTCAAAAACCCAACCGATGAAAAAGCCACCATCCTAACCGCCTTTCGCCAAATCCAGACCTACAAACAGGAAATTCCTACCTTATTCACCTACAACGAAGCGAGCGTCATTTCCGATGGATTAGAGGCTCGTATTGGATCCTTAACCGCTGATACGGAATGGTTTCTACCGTGGCGGACAATCGAAGGGGAAGACGAAGCACCGTCAACCGAAGTAGAATTAGAAGTATTGATTAAGGGTGCCTTTGAAAAACACCGATTTCTGCGTTATCTCAAACACTTCATCGTTTTTGAAGAAACCGACGGTGGGACGATAGCGAAAAAAATCGCTGGTTATCACCAATTCCACGCAGTCAAAACAGCAGTTGATACTACTGTCCAAGCCTCGCGTCCGGAAGGAGAACAACAGTGTGGCGTTGTGTGGCACACACAAGGTTCAGGCAAAAGCTTAACGATGGCGTTTTATGCCGGTAGTATCATCCAGCATCCAGAGATGGAAAACCCAACGCTCGTCGTTATCACCGATATGAACGATTTAGATGACCAACTGTTTGGGACCTTCGCCCGATGCCACCAACTGCTGCGACAGAAACCGACCCAAGCACAAAGCAGACGACACTTACACGAACTCCTGAAGGTCGCCTCCGGTGGAGTGATTTTTACCACAGTTCAAAAATTCTTTCCTGAAGGTGAGGAAACGCGTTTTCCGCAACTGTCCGATCGGCGTAACATCGTGCTTATCGCCGACGAAGCGCATCGTAGTCAATACGGCTTTATTGACGGATTTGCCCGCCATATACGGGATGCCCTTCCCAACGCCTCATTTATCGGTTTTACCGGCACACCGATTGAATTGGCGGATCGCAATACCCTCGCTGTTTTTGGGGATTACATCAGCATTTATGACATCCAACAAGCAGTTGATGACGGAGCCACCGTTCCAATCTTCTACGAAAGCCGTCTCGCCGAAATTGAACTTGACGAGGATGAAAAGCCTCACATTGATCCAGAATTTGAGGAAGCGACCGAAACTGAGGAGATAGCAGAAAAAGAAAAACTCAAAACCAAATGGGCACAACTTGAGGCGTTAGTGGGTACAGAAAAACGACTCGGCCTCATTGCCGATGACATAATCGCCCACTTTGAAGAACGGTTGGAAACGATAGAGGGTAAGGGGATGATTGTTGGTATGAGCCGGCGTATCTGCGTTGACCTCTACAATGCGATTGTCAAACGCCGTCCAGAGTGGCATGACGCCGCTGATAAAAAGGGTGAGATAAAAGTCGTGATGACAGGTTCTGCTTCTGACGATGTATCGTGGCAGCCGCATATCCGAAAAAAGGCAAGGCGCGAGGACATGGCAGTTCGATTCAAAAATCCCGATGACCCGCTGAAACTGGTTATTGTTCGTGATATGTGGCTAACTGGATTCGACGCGCCGAGTCTTCACACCATGTATGTAGACAAGCCAATGCGTGGACACGGACTGATGCAGGCGATTGCCCGGGTCAATCGCGTATACCGTGACAAACCTGGAGGTTTGATTGTAGATTACATAGGGATTGCCTACCATCTAAAACAGGCATTACAGAATTACACTAAAAGCGGTGGAAAAGGAAACGCTACCCTTGATAAAGCTGAAGCAGTCGCAGTGATGTTGGAGAAATACGAGATCTGCTGTGGACTCTTTCACCGTTTTGACTGGTCGCCTTGGGTTACTGGGAACGCTGAAGATCGAATTAGATTGCTACCGCCAGCACAAGAACATATATTGACCCAGAAGGATGGCAAAGAGCGTTTACTGAAAGTCGTTACTGAACTCTCCAAAGCGTTTGCCCTGGTTGTTCCACATAAAAAAACAGCTGAGATTCGCGACGATGTTGCCTTTTTTCAGGCGGTAAGAGGCGTTTTGGCAAAACCTTCAACCGCTGAAGAAACACAGACTGAAACGACAGAACAAGCGATTAAGCAGTTGGTATCCAAAGCAGTCGCTTCTGAGGGGGTAGTTGACATTTTTACCGCCGCGGGATTGGAGAAGCCTGATGTCTCAATTCTCTCCGATGAATTTCTCGCAGAAGTCCAGGACTTATCCCATAAAAACGTGGCGGTTGAACTTTTAGAGAAATTGCTTAATGACGAAATTAGAACTCGCTCACAGAAAAATGTTGTACAAGGACGCTCATTTGCGAGTATGCTGGAACGCTCAATTCGCACCTACCAGAACCGGACCATTGAAGCAGCACAGGTAATTGAAGTACTCATCGCAATCGCAAAAGAAATGCGTCACGCGCAAGAACGGGGCGATGATTTAGGGCTTTCAGATGAAGAATTGGCGTTCTATGACGCACTTGAAGTCAATGATAGTGCTGTTGAAGTGTTGGGTGATGAGACGTTACGAACCATCGCGGTTGAACTTGTAACAACTGTTCGACAAAACGTGAGTATTGATTGGACAATGAAAGAGAGTACCCGGGCGAATATACGAAGGATAGTGAAGCGTATCCTTCGTAGGTACGGCTATCCACCTAACAAACAGGAAAAAGCTGCCGAAACCGTCTTGGAACAGGCTACAGTGTTGTGTAAGGACTGGACGATGCTCGAAAATAATCGGTTTTAA
- a CDS encoding STAS domain-containing protein translates to MLAEIRQREGVIVIRPTGRMIGAANAEIREQINEELEEHFDSPKVIFNLENVTRMDSSGLGTLVSVNVTVSRKGGRTALVNAGAHIRNLLILGRLMSVFENYNSEEEGILALTAEES, encoded by the coding sequence ATGTTAGCAGAAATTCGTCAAAGAGAAGGGGTTATTGTTATTCGACCCACGGGCCGTATGATTGGTGCGGCAAACGCTGAAATTAGAGAGCAAATTAATGAGGAACTCGAGGAGCATTTTGACTCCCCAAAGGTTATCTTTAACCTTGAGAATGTTACCCGTATGGATAGTAGCGGCCTCGGCACGTTGGTGTCTGTGAACGTGACGGTCTCCCGTAAAGGCGGGCGGACGGCACTCGTCAACGCAGGCGCGCATATCCGTAACCTTCTCATCCTCGGACGCTTAATGAGCGTCTTTGAGAACTACAATAGCGAAGAAGAGGGAATCCTCGCCCTAACCGCTGAGGAAAGCTAA
- a CDS encoding Gfo/Idh/MocA family oxidoreductase has translation MPIPTIHVGCTHFAHGRLQAQINSKGLNPVACVDINLPAAREAVASLEGDVPDYLADRIYTTITEAKEKHDAQACLIYASTTVHAKLIVESLNLGMHTLCVKPIATTQAEFHDIIRAHKANPNLMLVQGQNKRWNPAAAKMREWLQEDGGIGEMLAGECRFWIRQNLYTGPDSRQPDAYVDGLFFHAGTSHQLDQLVAAKGIPKYVTAHVHNRRDPDLGQIEAWGTAGGNALMEYANGAPFSYAGTRAAHATPFGWSGHWTFHGEDGDLRRDAGHLQLFRLGKTIEDVSLQDLHAGLIEDDRLQFDAFAQAIANGTDRDWMQDTTLGTWVLMEACNESARTHEKVDVEVFAKKMLA, from the coding sequence ATGCCGATTCCCACTATTCATGTCGGATGCACCCATTTCGCGCACGGACGCCTACAAGCGCAAATCAATTCAAAAGGTCTTAATCCCGTTGCCTGTGTGGACATTAACCTCCCCGCTGCTCGGGAAGCCGTCGCAAGCTTAGAAGGGGATGTCCCCGACTATCTTGCTGATCGTATCTATACGACGATAACCGAGGCGAAAGAGAAACACGACGCACAAGCATGTCTTATCTATGCCTCAACAACCGTTCACGCCAAGTTAATTGTTGAAAGTCTGAACCTCGGCATGCATACCCTCTGTGTCAAACCCATCGCAACAACGCAGGCAGAATTCCACGACATTATACGTGCACATAAAGCGAACCCTAACTTGATGCTCGTCCAAGGGCAAAATAAGCGGTGGAACCCTGCCGCTGCGAAGATGCGGGAGTGGCTTCAGGAAGATGGTGGCATCGGTGAGATGTTAGCGGGAGAGTGTCGCTTCTGGATCCGCCAAAATTTATACACAGGTCCAGATTCCCGGCAACCCGATGCCTATGTCGATGGGCTTTTCTTCCACGCCGGCACGAGTCACCAACTCGATCAACTTGTCGCCGCGAAGGGGATCCCGAAATATGTTACCGCTCATGTCCATAATCGGCGAGACCCAGACCTTGGACAGATTGAAGCTTGGGGAACCGCTGGTGGCAACGCCCTCATGGAGTATGCCAACGGCGCGCCTTTCTCCTACGCAGGAACGCGCGCAGCGCATGCCACTCCGTTCGGGTGGAGTGGGCACTGGACATTCCACGGCGAGGACGGAGACCTCCGCCGGGATGCGGGACACCTGCAACTCTTCCGACTCGGCAAAACCATCGAAGATGTATCCCTCCAAGATTTGCACGCCGGTCTCATAGAAGACGACCGCCTCCAATTCGATGCGTTTGCACAGGCGATCGCCAACGGAACGGATCGGGACTGGATGCAGGACACAACGCTCGGTACCTGGGTACTCATGGAAGCATGCAACGAGTCCGCTCGAACCCACGAAAAAGTTGATGTTGAAGTGTTCGCCAAGAAGATGCTCGCTTAG